One genomic region from Nitrospira sp. CR1.1 encodes:
- a CDS encoding CusA/CzcA family heavy metal efflux RND transporter codes for MHHLLTFSLRYRFFTVVAIVVVIASGLWSFAHLTIDAVPDLTPVQVQILTRAPALGPVEVEQFVTFPIEASLNGLPALRELRSISRYGLSAVTAIFDDHTDIYRARQFVAERLAQAMERIPAEYGRPVMGPLTTGLGEVYQFTVKGEGYSPMALRTLLQWDIGMKLRAVPGVVEVNIWGGEPQQFHVIVDPSKLLSFKLSMKQVFDALQRNNAIAGGGYIEHQREQLLIRGEALATRVSDLAQIVVAHGSGGVPIYIADLAEVMEGSALRIGAATAMGDGETVIGMVQMLAGENAQEVVTRVKARVQDIQATLPAGVTIEPYYDRTIFVSKVMQTVRNNLLEGGLLVIAVLFLFLGDLRAGLIVASAIPLAMLIAFIGMMQAGLSGNLMSLGAIDFGLLVDGSVVMIDNILRRLAEKPTPTKEARLTEVLAAGQEVLRPMTLAVTIIILVYVPILALSGIEGKMFRPMAVTVIMALTGSLLLALTATPLLSFWFLRTRPSEETTAVIRGLKRVYAPWLQRAVARPVWPVSLAIGLFAVSLMAGSRLGIEFVPRLEEGDLAVQVWRLPSISLSESVATALDIERVLRRFPEVTRVVTRTGSPEVATDVMGVEMSDVFVILTPQSDWVTAHSRNELIDKMKQRIVEQVPGVGLGFTQPIEMRFNELIAGVRSDLAVKIFGPDLDILKQQAERAARALQNVPGAADVKVEQVAGLPLLRVIVDRAEIARYGLTAEEVLTLIQSTRVGTVVGTVVQGSRRFELVVRLAERVSRDPGSLGSLLIPTMHGELVPLSRVTNILVDSGPAQVSREHVQRRIVVETNIRGRDLGGFVADAQRAVAQAVTLPPGYELIWGGQYEHLQEAGKRLAMVVPVTLMLILGMLSVIFGTLRPALLIFLNVPLALSGGILALWLRGLPLSISAIIGFIALFGIAVLNAVVLVSHIRQLEAEGCSTEEAVLQGAMDRLRPVLMTALVASLGFLPMALATSMGAEVQRPLATVVIGGLLTSTALTLLVIPALYSRLVPQVGGRPLPAAARADDAHVRV; via the coding sequence ATGCATCATCTGCTGACATTTTCGCTCCGCTATCGGTTTTTTACCGTCGTGGCGATCGTAGTTGTCATTGCCTCCGGCCTCTGGTCGTTCGCACACCTTACGATCGATGCGGTCCCCGATCTGACACCGGTGCAAGTGCAAATTCTCACCCGCGCCCCAGCCCTAGGTCCGGTCGAGGTGGAACAATTCGTGACGTTTCCGATTGAAGCCTCGTTGAATGGCTTGCCGGCCCTGCGCGAGTTACGATCCATCTCGCGGTATGGTCTGTCCGCCGTCACGGCGATCTTCGACGATCACACCGACATCTATCGAGCCAGGCAATTTGTCGCTGAACGGTTGGCTCAGGCGATGGAACGCATTCCCGCGGAATATGGCCGCCCAGTGATGGGGCCGCTCACGACCGGGCTGGGCGAGGTGTATCAATTCACGGTCAAAGGCGAGGGCTATAGCCCGATGGCCCTGAGAACGCTTCTCCAATGGGACATCGGCATGAAGTTGCGCGCCGTGCCCGGCGTGGTCGAGGTCAACATCTGGGGGGGCGAGCCGCAGCAGTTCCACGTCATCGTCGATCCGTCGAAATTGTTATCGTTCAAATTGTCGATGAAACAGGTGTTCGACGCCTTGCAACGCAACAACGCCATCGCCGGCGGCGGTTATATCGAACATCAACGCGAACAGTTGTTGATCCGCGGCGAGGCGCTCGCCACCAGGGTCAGCGATCTGGCGCAAATCGTGGTGGCCCATGGGTCTGGCGGCGTGCCTATTTACATCGCCGATCTCGCCGAGGTGATGGAGGGATCGGCGCTCAGAATCGGAGCCGCGACGGCCATGGGTGACGGCGAAACCGTAATCGGCATGGTGCAGATGCTCGCCGGGGAAAACGCCCAGGAGGTGGTCACGCGCGTCAAGGCACGGGTGCAGGACATTCAGGCCACTCTCCCAGCCGGCGTCACCATCGAGCCCTACTACGATCGCACGATCTTCGTCTCGAAAGTCATGCAGACCGTCCGGAACAACCTGCTGGAAGGCGGACTACTCGTCATCGCCGTCCTGTTTCTCTTCCTCGGCGACCTGCGCGCAGGGCTCATCGTCGCTTCCGCCATTCCCCTCGCCATGCTGATCGCTTTTATCGGCATGATGCAGGCCGGACTCTCCGGCAATCTCATGAGCCTCGGCGCGATCGACTTCGGACTCCTGGTCGACGGGTCCGTCGTGATGATCGACAACATCCTCCGGCGATTGGCCGAGAAGCCGACACCGACCAAAGAGGCACGGTTGACCGAAGTCTTGGCCGCCGGTCAGGAAGTCCTGCGCCCTATGACGCTCGCGGTGACGATCATCATTCTGGTGTATGTCCCGATCCTGGCGCTCTCCGGTATCGAAGGCAAGATGTTCCGCCCGATGGCAGTGACGGTTATCATGGCCTTGACCGGGTCCCTTCTCCTCGCCCTGACGGCCACGCCATTGCTGTCCTTTTGGTTTTTACGGACAAGGCCGTCCGAAGAGACGACCGCCGTCATTCGCGGCCTGAAACGGGTCTATGCGCCCTGGCTGCAGCGGGCTGTGGCCCGCCCTGTCTGGCCGGTATCCCTAGCAATCGGTCTGTTTGCTGTCAGCCTGATGGCGGGAAGCAGGTTGGGAATCGAATTCGTCCCGCGCTTGGAGGAGGGTGACCTCGCGGTGCAGGTGTGGCGTTTGCCAAGCATCTCATTGAGCGAATCGGTCGCCACCGCGTTGGATATCGAACGGGTCCTGCGGCGTTTTCCCGAAGTCACGCGCGTCGTCACGCGCACCGGCAGCCCGGAAGTAGCCACGGATGTCATGGGCGTCGAAATGTCGGATGTCTTCGTCATCCTGACGCCCCAGAGCGACTGGGTCACGGCGCACAGCCGCAACGAACTGATCGACAAAATGAAACAGCGGATCGTCGAACAGGTGCCGGGGGTCGGCCTTGGATTCACGCAACCCATCGAAATGCGCTTCAATGAATTGATTGCGGGAGTGCGCTCAGACCTAGCGGTCAAAATTTTCGGCCCCGACCTCGACATCCTGAAGCAACAGGCTGAACGAGCGGCGCGAGCCCTGCAGAACGTGCCCGGCGCCGCCGACGTCAAGGTCGAGCAGGTTGCCGGACTCCCGTTGCTGCGCGTCATCGTCGACCGGGCGGAGATCGCCCGATACGGGTTAACCGCTGAAGAAGTGCTCACCCTGATCCAATCGACGAGGGTCGGCACGGTCGTGGGCACCGTCGTGCAAGGTTCCCGGCGGTTCGAATTGGTCGTGCGGCTGGCGGAACGTGTCTCCCGCGATCCTGGCTCCTTGGGCAGCCTCTTGATCCCGACTATGCACGGAGAACTCGTGCCGCTCTCGCGTGTGACCAACATCCTTGTCGATTCGGGTCCCGCACAGGTCAGTCGCGAACACGTGCAGCGGCGGATCGTGGTCGAGACCAATATACGCGGACGTGATCTCGGCGGATTCGTAGCCGACGCGCAGCGCGCCGTGGCCCAGGCGGTCACGCTACCTCCAGGGTATGAGCTCATCTGGGGCGGGCAATACGAACATCTTCAAGAAGCAGGGAAACGGCTGGCCATGGTCGTGCCGGTCACGCTCATGCTGATCCTGGGAATGTTATCCGTGATTTTCGGCACGCTGCGGCCGGCCCTGCTCATTTTTCTCAATGTGCCGCTCGCCCTGTCAGGCGGAATTCTGGCATTGTGGCTGAGGGGGTTGCCCCTGAGCATTTCGGCCATTATCGGGTTTATCGCCCTGTTCGGCATTGCCGTCCTCAACGCCGTCGTCTTGGTCAGCCATATCCGGCAACTGGAGGCGGAGGGATGTTCCACGGAGGAGGCGGTCCTCCAAGGTGCCATGGATCGCCTGAGGCCAGTCTTGATGACGGCCCTGGTCGCGAGTCTGGGCTTTCTTCCCATGGCTTTAGCGACCAGTATGGGAGCGGAGGTCCAACGGCCGCTGGCTACGGTGGTCATCGGGGGACTGTTGACGTCGACGGCCCTGACCCTGCTGGTTATTCCGGCGCTGTATTCACGCCTGGTTCCGCAGGTTGGCGGCCGACCGCTTCCGGCGGCGGCCCGGGCAGACGATGCCCATGTCAGGGTATAA
- a CDS encoding response regulator, protein MATIMVIDDEPSIRGLLREVLERSGHKVVEAKDGREALDLYQKHKADLLIMDLLMPEVDGLEATLQLTREYMDTKIIAMTGAQGDRNFLDIARLFGAHRTFEKPFDLKEMLNAVEAELAQK, encoded by the coding sequence ATGGCGACCATCATGGTGATCGACGACGAACCTTCCATCCGCGGCCTGCTGCGCGAGGTCCTGGAACGATCAGGACATAAGGTTGTCGAAGCGAAGGATGGACGCGAAGCGTTGGACCTCTATCAGAAGCATAAAGCCGATCTGCTCATCATGGACCTGCTGATGCCTGAGGTGGATGGATTGGAAGCCACGCTGCAGTTGACCCGCGAATACATGGACACCAAGATTATCGCGATGACCGGCGCCCAGGGGGATCGGAATTTTCTGGATATCGCCCGGCTCTTCGGCGCTCACCGGACCTTTGAAAAGCCCTTCGATCTGAAAGAAATGCTGAACGCCGTGGAGGCGGAACTGGCGCAAAAATAA
- a CDS encoding iron transporter — protein sequence MPATPHSETHFTATATVRDIVIGMADGLTVPFALAAGLSGAVASSALVVTAGLAEIAAGSIAMGLGGYLAAKTDLEHYVAERTRELRETEHIPEKEAEEVAEIFRGYGLRDEHIAPLIESLQANPGRWVDFMMRFELGLEEPDPSRARLSAWTIALSYVIGGLIPLLPYMVFHDIVTALWCSVAVTPVALFAFGYVKSGLTGVPPWRGGIQTVLVGGLAAAAAFGIARLLG from the coding sequence ATAGTGAAACGCATTTCACGGCCACGGCGACGGTGCGCGATATCGTCATCGGCATGGCCGACGGGTTGACCGTTCCTTTTGCCCTGGCTGCCGGGTTGTCCGGTGCGGTGGCCTCTTCCGCTCTGGTCGTTACGGCGGGGTTGGCGGAAATTGCCGCCGGCTCGATTGCGATGGGGCTAGGCGGCTACCTTGCGGCCAAGACCGACCTTGAGCATTATGTTGCGGAGCGTACGCGGGAATTGCGGGAGACCGAGCATATTCCAGAAAAGGAGGCCGAAGAGGTGGCCGAGATTTTTCGCGGCTACGGATTGCGCGATGAACACATCGCTCCGCTGATCGAGTCCCTTCAAGCGAATCCCGGCCGGTGGGTCGACTTCATGATGCGGTTTGAGCTGGGATTGGAAGAGCCGGATCCGTCGCGCGCCCGGTTGAGCGCCTGGACGATCGCGCTCTCCTATGTGATCGGGGGACTGATTCCCTTGCTGCCTTACATGGTGTTTCACGATATCGTGACGGCGCTGTGGTGCTCGGTGGCAGTGACTCCCGTGGCGTTGTTCGCCTTCGGTTACGTGAAAAGCGGATTGACCGGAGTGCCGCCCTGGCGCGGCGGGATCCAAACGGTGCTGGTCGGCGGGCTTGCTGCAGCCGCGGCGTTCGGGATCGCCCGGCTGCTGGGCTGA